One segment of Burkholderia multivorans ATCC BAA-247 DNA contains the following:
- the yajC gene encoding preprotein translocase subunit YajC, which produces MPFISNAFAQGAGGAESSLMSFLPLILMFAVLYFIMIRPQMKRQKEHRNMLAAMAKGDEVVTSGGLVGKVTKVSEGYIGVEIAEGTEITVQKAAVTTILPKGTIKSL; this is translated from the coding sequence GTGCCGTTCATTTCCAATGCCTTCGCGCAAGGTGCCGGTGGCGCCGAATCGAGCCTGATGAGCTTCCTGCCGCTCATCCTGATGTTCGCCGTGCTCTACTTCATCATGATCCGTCCGCAGATGAAGCGGCAGAAGGAGCACCGCAACATGCTCGCCGCCATGGCCAAGGGCGACGAAGTCGTCACGAGCGGCGGCCTCGTCGGCAAGGTGACGAAGGTCAGCGAAGGCTACATCGGCGTCGAGATCGCCGAAGGCACCGAAATCACGGTGCAGAAGGCGGCCGTCACGACCATTCTGCCGAAGGGCACGATCAAGTCGCTGTAA
- the secF gene encoding protein translocase subunit SecF, with translation MEFFRIRKDIPFMRHALVFNVISLVTFLAAVFFLFHRGLHLSVEFTGGTVIEVQYQQAAQLEPVRATLGKLGYADAQVQNFGTSRNVLIRLQLKEGLTSAQQSDQVMTALKAQSPDVTLQRVEFVGPQVGRELATDGLLALACVVIGIVIYLSIRFEWKYAVAGIIANLHDVVIILGFFAFFQWEFSLAVLAAILAVLGYSVNESVVIFDRIRETFRRERKMTVPEVINHAITTTMSRTIITHTSTEMMVLSMFFFGGPTLHYFALALTVGIMFGIYSSVFVAGSLAMWLGIKREDLIKEKKVAHDPDDPNAGAQV, from the coding sequence ATGGAATTTTTCCGCATCCGTAAAGACATTCCGTTCATGCGGCACGCGCTGGTGTTCAACGTGATCTCGCTGGTCACGTTCCTCGCCGCCGTGTTCTTCCTGTTCCACCGCGGGCTGCACCTGTCGGTCGAGTTCACCGGCGGTACGGTGATCGAGGTGCAGTACCAGCAGGCCGCGCAGCTCGAACCCGTGCGCGCGACGCTGGGCAAGCTCGGCTACGCCGACGCGCAAGTGCAGAACTTCGGCACCTCGCGCAACGTCCTGATCCGCCTGCAGTTGAAGGAAGGCCTGACCTCCGCGCAACAGAGCGATCAGGTGATGACGGCGCTGAAGGCGCAAAGTCCGGACGTCACGCTGCAGCGCGTCGAGTTCGTCGGCCCGCAGGTCGGCCGCGAGCTCGCGACCGACGGGCTGCTCGCGCTCGCCTGCGTCGTGATCGGCATCGTGATCTACCTGTCGATCCGCTTCGAATGGAAGTACGCGGTCGCCGGCATCATCGCGAACCTGCACGACGTCGTGATCATTCTCGGGTTCTTCGCGTTCTTCCAGTGGGAGTTCTCGCTCGCGGTGCTCGCGGCGATTCTCGCGGTGCTCGGCTACTCGGTGAACGAGTCGGTCGTCATCTTCGACCGGATCCGGGAGACGTTCCGCCGCGAACGCAAGATGACGGTGCCGGAGGTGATCAACCACGCGATCACGACGACGATGTCGCGGACGATCATCACGCACACGTCGACGGAAATGATGGTGCTGTCGATGTTCTTCTTCGGCGGCCCGACGCTGCACTACTTCGCACTCGCGCTGACGGTCGGCATCATGTTCGGCATCTATTCGTCGGTGTTCGTCGCGGGCTCGCTCGCGATGTGGCTCGGCATCAAGCGCGAAGACTTGATCAAGGAAAAGAAGGTCGCGCACGATCCGGACGATCCGAACGCAGGCGCGCAGGTCTGA
- the secD gene encoding protein translocase subunit SecD, with amino-acid sequence MNRYPLWKYVVMVVALAIGFLYTLPNFFGEAPAVQVSSGKATVKLDANTLTQVETALAAAQIKPDDVTFENTATNANIRVRLKDTDTQLRVKDLLQKTLNADPNDPQYVVALNLQSASPRWLTALHALPMYLGLDLRGGVHFLLQVDMTGALTKKLDSDAADARSLLRDKNIRDGGVSRVDQSVVVNFSDAQTAEDARKVLASSITELQWATQPGGGGTQVVGTFTPAVQKAVEDAALKQNLTTLHNRVNELGVSEPILQQQGNDRIVVELPGVQDTAKAKDIIGRTATLEARLADPINTHPNPNDPVPPGEELFTQGNQVPVLLKKDVIFTGDRIIDASAGFDEHQRPSVNIRLDSAGGRAVRTVSRDNIGKPMAMVLFEKGKGEVLTVATIQSELGDRFQITGQPTPQAAADLALLLRAGSLAAPMDIIEERTIGPSLGADNIKMGVHSVIWGFCAIAVFMIAYYMLFGVISVIGLSVNLLLLVAVLSLMQATLTLPGIAAIALALGMAIDSNVLINERVREELRAGQPPQLAIQAGYAHAWATILDSNVTTLIAGLALLAFGSGPVRAFAIVHCLGILTSMFSAVFFSRGIVNLWYGGRKKLKSLAIGQVWRPEGAAAAASLAAADESTDTARAAKLAAPPKGNAPRAGKPQLRNRAQPGVSPKKPGSTQ; translated from the coding sequence ATGAATCGTTACCCACTCTGGAAATATGTCGTGATGGTCGTGGCGCTCGCCATCGGCTTTCTGTACACATTGCCCAATTTCTTCGGCGAAGCGCCGGCGGTGCAGGTGTCGAGCGGCAAGGCCACGGTCAAGCTCGACGCGAACACGCTGACGCAGGTCGAAACGGCGCTCGCGGCCGCGCAGATCAAGCCGGACGACGTCACCTTCGAGAACACGGCGACCAACGCGAACATCCGCGTGCGCCTGAAGGACACCGACACGCAGCTGCGCGTGAAGGATCTGCTGCAAAAGACGCTGAACGCCGACCCGAACGATCCGCAATACGTAGTCGCGCTGAACCTGCAGAGCGCCTCGCCGCGCTGGCTGACCGCGCTGCACGCGCTGCCGATGTATCTGGGCCTCGACCTGCGCGGCGGCGTCCACTTCCTGCTCCAGGTCGACATGACGGGCGCGCTCACGAAGAAGCTCGACTCCGATGCGGCCGACGCGCGCTCGCTGCTGCGCGACAAGAACATCCGCGACGGCGGCGTGAGCCGCGTCGATCAATCGGTCGTCGTGAACTTCAGCGACGCGCAGACGGCGGAAGACGCACGCAAGGTGCTCGCGTCGTCGATCACCGAACTGCAATGGGCGACGCAGCCGGGCGGCGGCGGCACGCAGGTCGTCGGCACGTTCACGCCGGCCGTGCAGAAGGCCGTCGAAGACGCCGCGCTGAAGCAGAACCTGACCACGCTGCACAACCGCGTGAACGAACTCGGCGTGTCGGAGCCGATCCTGCAGCAGCAAGGCAACGACCGCATCGTCGTCGAACTGCCGGGCGTACAGGACACCGCGAAGGCGAAGGACATCATCGGCCGCACGGCGACGCTCGAAGCGCGCCTCGCCGATCCGATCAACACGCATCCGAATCCGAACGATCCGGTGCCGCCGGGCGAGGAACTGTTCACGCAGGGCAACCAGGTGCCCGTGCTGCTGAAGAAGGATGTGATCTTCACCGGCGACCGCATCATCGACGCGTCGGCCGGCTTCGATGAACACCAGCGTCCGTCGGTCAACATCCGCCTCGATTCGGCGGGCGGCCGCGCCGTGCGCACCGTGTCGCGCGACAACATCGGCAAGCCGATGGCGATGGTGCTGTTCGAGAAGGGCAAGGGCGAAGTGCTGACGGTCGCGACGATCCAGTCGGAGCTCGGCGACCGCTTCCAGATCACGGGCCAGCCCACGCCGCAGGCCGCAGCCGATCTCGCGCTGCTGCTGCGCGCCGGCTCGCTCGCCGCGCCGATGGACATCATCGAGGAACGCACGATCGGCCCGAGCCTCGGCGCCGACAACATCAAGATGGGCGTGCACTCGGTGATCTGGGGCTTCTGCGCGATCGCGGTGTTCATGATCGCCTACTACATGCTGTTCGGCGTGATCTCGGTGATCGGTCTGTCGGTCAACCTGCTGCTGCTCGTCGCGGTGCTGTCGCTGATGCAGGCGACGCTGACGCTGCCGGGCATCGCCGCTATCGCGCTCGCGCTTGGTATGGCGATCGACTCGAACGTGCTGATCAACGAGCGCGTGCGTGAGGAACTGCGCGCGGGCCAGCCGCCGCAACTCGCGATCCAGGCCGGCTACGCGCACGCATGGGCGACGATTCTCGACTCGAACGTGACGACGCTGATCGCCGGTCTCGCGCTGCTCGCGTTCGGTTCGGGCCCGGTGCGCGCGTTCGCGATCGTGCACTGCCTCGGCATCCTGACGTCGATGTTCTCCGCGGTGTTCTTCTCGCGCGGGATCGTCAACCTCTGGTACGGCGGCCGCAAGAAGCTGAAGTCGCTCGCGATCGGCCAGGTGTGGCGGCCGGAAGGCGCCGCAGCGGCCGCGTCGCTCGCGGCGGCCGACGAATCGACCGACACCGCGCGCGCCGCGAAGCTCGCCGCCCCGCCGAAGGGCAACGCGCCGCGCGCCGGCAAGCCGCAACTGCGCAACCGTGCGCAGCCGGGCGTGTCGCCGAAGAAACCGGGCTCGACCCAATAA
- a CDS encoding YceI family protein, which yields MKKHLMIAAGALAASLSFSAFAESATYQFDPSHTYPSFEADHFGGLSVWRGKFDKSSGTVTLDRAAKTGTVEVTTDIASIHTGSAKLDEHLQTADFFDAAKYPQAVYKGTIKFDGDKPASVVGNLTLHGVTKPLTLKIDSFKCMPHPMLKREVCGVDAVGEFNRDEFGLDYGKQYGFKMQTKLLITAEAVKQQ from the coding sequence TTGAAAAAGCATCTGATGATCGCCGCCGGCGCGCTCGCCGCTTCGCTGTCGTTCTCGGCATTCGCCGAAAGCGCGACGTACCAGTTCGATCCGAGCCACACGTATCCGAGTTTCGAGGCCGATCACTTCGGCGGCCTGTCGGTCTGGCGCGGCAAGTTCGACAAGTCGAGCGGCACCGTGACACTCGATCGCGCGGCGAAGACGGGGACGGTCGAGGTGACGACCGACATCGCGTCGATCCACACCGGCAGCGCGAAGCTCGACGAGCATCTGCAGACGGCCGACTTCTTCGACGCCGCGAAGTATCCGCAAGCCGTCTACAAGGGCACGATCAAGTTCGACGGCGACAAGCCGGCGTCGGTCGTCGGCAACCTGACGCTGCATGGCGTCACGAAGCCGCTGACGCTCAAGATCGACTCGTTCAAGTGCATGCCGCATCCGATGCTCAAGCGCGAAGTGTGCGGCGTCGACGCGGTCGGCGAATTCAACCGCGACGAATTCGGCCTCGACTACGGCAAGCAGTACGGCTTCAAGATGCAGACGAAGCTGCTGATCACGGCCGAAGCCGTCAAGCAGCAGTAA
- the tgt gene encoding tRNA guanosine(34) transglycosylase Tgt yields the protein MTEGSSHDTRAHTPEAAPARPANGLEFELLTTDGHARRGRVKLNHGVVETPIFMPVGTYGTVKAIQPRELHEIKAQIILGNTFHLWLRPGLDTIDAHGGLHGFMGWNKPILTDSGGFQVFSLGDLRKITEDGVTFASPINGDKLFLSPEVSMQIQKVLNSDIVMQFDECTPYATDGVPTTHKEAADSMRMSLRWAKRSLDEFNRLGNPNALFGIVQGGMFEDLRDESLAGLSELGFHGLAIGGLSVGEPKEDMMRVLRHVGPKLPAHKPHYLMGVGTPEDLVEGVANGVDMFDCVMPTRNARNGWLFTRFGDVKIRNATHKNSLKPLDPSCTCYTCSNFSRGYLHHLHRVGEILGAQLNTIHNLHYYLQLMSEIRDAIESHTFDAFRQRFAEDRARGVD from the coding sequence ATGACCGAAGGTTCATCCCACGATACGCGCGCGCACACGCCCGAAGCCGCGCCCGCCCGCCCCGCCAACGGGCTCGAATTCGAACTGCTGACGACCGACGGCCACGCGCGCCGCGGCCGCGTGAAGCTCAACCACGGCGTCGTCGAGACGCCGATCTTCATGCCGGTCGGCACCTACGGCACCGTGAAGGCGATCCAGCCGCGCGAGCTGCACGAGATCAAGGCCCAGATCATCCTCGGCAACACGTTCCACCTGTGGCTGCGCCCGGGCCTCGACACGATCGACGCACACGGCGGCCTGCACGGCTTCATGGGCTGGAACAAGCCGATCCTGACCGACTCGGGCGGCTTCCAGGTGTTCTCGCTCGGCGACCTGCGCAAGATCACCGAGGACGGCGTCACGTTCGCGTCGCCGATCAACGGCGACAAGTTGTTCCTGTCGCCGGAAGTGTCGATGCAGATTCAGAAGGTGCTGAACTCGGACATCGTGATGCAGTTCGACGAATGCACGCCGTACGCGACCGACGGCGTGCCGACCACGCACAAGGAAGCGGCCGACTCGATGCGCATGTCGCTGCGCTGGGCAAAGCGCTCGCTCGACGAGTTCAACCGGCTCGGCAATCCGAACGCGCTGTTCGGGATCGTCCAGGGCGGGATGTTCGAGGATCTGCGCGACGAATCGCTCGCGGGCCTGTCGGAACTCGGCTTCCACGGCCTTGCGATCGGCGGGTTGTCGGTCGGCGAGCCGAAAGAGGACATGATGCGCGTGCTGCGCCATGTCGGCCCCAAGCTGCCGGCGCACAAGCCGCACTACCTGATGGGCGTCGGCACGCCCGAGGATCTCGTCGAGGGCGTTGCGAACGGCGTCGACATGTTCGACTGCGTGATGCCCACGCGCAACGCGCGCAACGGCTGGCTCTTCACGCGCTTCGGCGACGTGAAGATCCGCAACGCGACGCACAAGAACTCGCTGAAGCCGCTCGACCCGAGCTGCACCTGCTACACGTGCAGCAATTTCTCGCGCGGCTATCTGCATCACCTGCACCGCGTCGGCGAAATCCTCGGCGCGCAGCTGAACACGATCCACAACCTGCACTACTACCTGCAGCTGATGAGCGAGATCCGCGACGCGATCGAATCGCACACGTTCGACGCGTTCCGCCAGCGCTTCGCGGAGGATCGCGCGAGAGGCGTCGACTGA
- a CDS encoding intermembrane transport protein PqiB, protein MNSPQGPQHDESRPPDPTISTKSGWLPSLVWLVPLIAALIGIGLVVRSVRERGPEITISFHSAEGLEPGKTQVKYKDVEIGMVKTIKLSKDLSRVLVEVQLKKEAEDFAVKDSRFWIVRPRVGATGVSGLGTLLSGAYIGVDAGRSQDVQTDFTGLEKPPAVTADQKGTQYVLRGDSLGSVDIGSPVYYRRVQVGQVVGFSLDKDGTGVTFNVFVNAPYDQYVGTNSRWWQASGVDLRLDSSGLKLNTQSLATVILGGIAFQTPPNQSSGVLAPNNTTFRLAADEGDAMRDPDGQPLQVVMNFNQSLRGLGIGAPVDFRGIVLGEVTNIGIDYDPKTKNFTMPVTMNVYPERLGRRFRETIASKGEAARLEIVQRLVQHGLRGQLRTGNLLTSQLYVALDFFPKAPPAKVDVSHQPLELPTVPNTLDELQLQVADIAKKLDKVPFDQIGANLNSALSNADKLFKQLDTQVAPEARDTLSAAKQTFSTAEATLQQDSPLQSDVRGALKELTRTLQSLNALADYLERHPESLIKGKPGDQP, encoded by the coding sequence ATGAATAGTCCGCAAGGCCCGCAACACGACGAGTCCCGGCCGCCCGACCCGACGATCTCGACGAAAAGCGGCTGGCTGCCGTCGCTCGTCTGGCTCGTGCCGCTGATCGCCGCGCTGATCGGGATCGGCCTCGTCGTGCGCTCGGTGCGCGAACGCGGCCCCGAGATCACGATCAGCTTCCATAGCGCCGAAGGGCTCGAGCCCGGCAAGACGCAGGTCAAGTACAAGGACGTCGAGATCGGCATGGTCAAGACGATCAAGCTGTCGAAGGACCTGTCGCGCGTGCTCGTCGAAGTGCAGCTCAAGAAGGAAGCCGAAGACTTCGCGGTCAAGGACTCGCGCTTCTGGATCGTGCGGCCGCGCGTCGGCGCGACCGGCGTGTCGGGGCTCGGCACGCTGCTGTCCGGCGCGTACATCGGCGTCGACGCGGGCCGCTCGCAGGACGTGCAGACCGACTTCACGGGTCTCGAGAAGCCGCCGGCCGTCACGGCGGACCAGAAGGGCACGCAGTACGTGCTGCGCGGCGATTCGCTCGGCTCCGTCGACATCGGCTCGCCCGTCTACTACCGGCGCGTGCAGGTCGGCCAGGTGGTCGGCTTCTCGCTCGACAAGGACGGCACGGGCGTCACGTTCAACGTGTTCGTCAATGCGCCGTACGACCAGTACGTCGGCACGAACTCGCGCTGGTGGCAGGCGAGCGGCGTCGATCTGCGGCTCGACTCGAGCGGGCTGAAGCTGAACACGCAGTCGCTCGCAACGGTCATCCTCGGCGGTATCGCGTTCCAGACGCCGCCGAACCAGAGCAGCGGTGTGCTCGCGCCGAACAACACGACGTTCCGCCTGGCGGCCGACGAAGGCGACGCGATGCGCGATCCGGACGGCCAGCCGCTGCAGGTCGTGATGAACTTCAACCAGTCGCTGCGCGGGCTCGGGATCGGCGCGCCGGTCGACTTCCGCGGCATCGTGCTCGGCGAAGTGACGAACATCGGCATCGACTACGATCCGAAGACGAAGAACTTCACGATGCCGGTCACGATGAACGTGTATCCGGAACGGCTCGGCCGGCGCTTCCGCGAGACGATCGCGAGCAAGGGCGAAGCGGCGCGCCTCGAGATCGTCCAGCGTCTCGTCCAGCACGGGCTGCGCGGCCAGCTGCGCACCGGCAACCTGCTGACGAGCCAGCTGTACGTCGCGCTCGACTTCTTCCCGAAGGCGCCGCCCGCGAAGGTCGACGTGTCGCATCAGCCGCTCGAGCTGCCGACCGTGCCGAACACGCTCGACGAACTGCAGCTGCAGGTCGCCGACATCGCGAAGAAGCTCGACAAGGTGCCGTTCGACCAGATCGGCGCGAACCTGAACAGCGCGCTGTCGAACGCCGACAAGCTGTTCAAGCAGCTCGACACGCAGGTCGCGCCGGAGGCGCGCGACACGCTGTCGGCCGCGAAGCAGACCTTCTCGACCGCCGAAGCGACGCTGCAGCAGGATTCGCCGCTGCAGTCCGACGTGCGCGGCGCGCTGAAGGAGCTCACGCGCACGCTGCAGTCGCTCAACGCGCTCGCCGACTATCTGGAGCGCCATCCCGAATCGCTGATCAAGGGCAAGCCAGGAGATCAACCATGA
- a CDS encoding paraquat-inducible protein A, translated as MTTPTAAREGYVSCHACGLVQTLDRPHAHCARCGSALHFRTPNSIARTWALLIAAAILYIPANLLPIMRTSSLMGSQQDTIMSGVIYFWVSGDWPLAVVVFVASILVPMLKLGVLLILVISAQRRTAWRPLQRTRLYRIVERIGRWSMLDIFVVTLTVALVHFRSLAVITAGPGALAFGSVVILTMLASMQFDPRLIWDPVETSGKHHE; from the coding sequence ATGACGACGCCGACCGCCGCCCGCGAGGGCTATGTCAGCTGCCATGCGTGCGGGCTCGTGCAGACGCTCGACCGGCCGCACGCGCACTGTGCGCGCTGCGGCAGCGCGCTGCACTTTCGCACGCCGAACAGCATCGCGCGCACGTGGGCGCTGCTGATCGCCGCCGCGATCCTGTACATTCCGGCCAACCTGCTGCCGATCATGCGCACCTCGTCGCTGATGGGCTCGCAGCAGGACACGATCATGAGCGGCGTCATCTACTTCTGGGTGTCGGGCGACTGGCCGCTCGCGGTCGTCGTGTTCGTCGCCAGCATCCTCGTGCCGATGCTCAAGCTCGGCGTGCTGCTGATCCTCGTGATCAGCGCGCAGCGCCGCACCGCATGGCGGCCGCTGCAGCGCACGCGCCTGTACCGGATCGTCGAGCGCATCGGCCGCTGGTCGATGCTCGACATCTTCGTCGTGACGCTCACCGTCGCGCTCGTCCATTTCCGCTCGCTTGCCGTCATCACGGCCGGCCCCGGCGCACTTGCGTTCGGCTCGGTCGTAATCCTGACGATGCTCGCGTCGATGCAGTTCGATCCCCGTCTGATCTGGGATCCAGTCGAAACCTCAGGGAAACACCATGAATAG
- a CDS encoding MFS transporter, whose protein sequence is MHAVTPSRSIASSPRVWRAVVAASIGNALEWFDLVVYGFFAVTISRLFFPAGNDTVSLLLTLGTFGVSFFMRPLGAIVLGAYADRAGRKAALTLSILLMMAGTLIIAVLPTYETIGIAAPLILVAARLMQGFSAGGEFGSATAFLAEHVPGRRGFFASWQVASQGLTTLLAAGFGTVLNAQLTAAQMAAWGWRVPFFFGLLLGPVAYYIRKKVDETPEFLAAESTASPLRDTFASHKARLVAAIGAVVLGTVATYLVLFMPTYGVKQLGLAPSAAFAAILVVGVIQMAFAPLVGHWSDRYGRVRVMLAPALGFLVLIYPAFAYLVAHPGFGTLIALQVLLAVLMTGYFAALPGLLSEVFPVQTRTTGMSLAYNVAVTIFGGFGPFIIAWLIKATGMKTAPSFYLMFAAVLSLAALVVLRRRFGFR, encoded by the coding sequence ATGCATGCCGTCACGCCGTCCCGTTCCATAGCCTCGTCGCCGCGCGTGTGGCGCGCGGTGGTCGCCGCGTCGATCGGCAACGCGCTCGAGTGGTTCGACCTCGTCGTCTACGGCTTTTTCGCGGTGACGATTTCCAGGCTGTTCTTTCCGGCCGGCAACGACACCGTGTCGCTGCTGCTCACGCTCGGCACCTTCGGCGTGTCGTTCTTCATGCGTCCGCTCGGCGCGATCGTGCTCGGCGCCTATGCGGACCGCGCGGGCCGCAAGGCCGCGCTCACGCTGTCGATCCTGTTGATGATGGCGGGCACGCTGATCATCGCGGTGCTGCCGACCTACGAGACGATCGGCATCGCGGCGCCGCTGATCCTCGTCGCCGCGCGGCTGATGCAGGGCTTTTCGGCCGGCGGCGAGTTCGGCAGCGCGACCGCGTTCCTCGCCGAGCACGTGCCGGGGCGGCGCGGCTTCTTCGCAAGCTGGCAGGTCGCGAGCCAGGGCCTGACGACGCTGCTCGCGGCCGGCTTCGGCACCGTGCTGAACGCGCAGCTGACGGCCGCGCAGATGGCCGCGTGGGGCTGGCGCGTGCCGTTCTTCTTCGGGCTGCTGCTGGGGCCGGTGGCTTACTACATCCGCAAGAAGGTCGACGAGACGCCGGAGTTCCTCGCGGCCGAAAGCACCGCGAGCCCGCTGCGCGACACGTTCGCGTCGCACAAGGCGCGGCTCGTTGCCGCGATCGGCGCGGTGGTGCTCGGCACGGTCGCGACGTATCTCGTGCTGTTCATGCCGACCTACGGCGTGAAGCAGCTCGGCCTCGCGCCGTCGGCCGCGTTTGCGGCGATTCTCGTCGTCGGCGTGATCCAGATGGCGTTCGCGCCGCTCGTCGGCCACTGGTCGGACCGTTACGGCCGCGTGCGCGTGATGCTCGCGCCGGCGCTCGGCTTCCTCGTGCTGATCTACCCGGCATTCGCGTATCTGGTCGCGCATCCGGGCTTCGGCACGCTGATCGCGCTGCAGGTGCTGCTTGCCGTGCTGATGACGGGCTATTTCGCGGCGCTGCCGGGCTTGTTGTCCGAGGTGTTTCCGGTGCAGACGCGCACGACCGGGATGTCGCTCGCGTACAACGTCGCGGTGACGATCTTCGGCGGCTTCGGGCCGTTCATCATCGCGTGGCTGATCAAGGCGACCGGGATGAAGACCGCGCCAAGCTTCTACCTGATGTTCGCGGCAGTGCTGAGTCTCGCGGCGCTGGTCGTGTTGCGCAGGCGGTTCGGGTTTCGGTGA
- a CDS encoding paraquat-inducible protein A, with amino-acid sequence MQRNDLIACHECDALLHKPRLSGHEVARCPRCDAMLYRNSASQIERICALALAALITFVIAQTFPILEMDVNGNRVQTTLIGAIDALWRQDMAIVGAMVFCSTVLFPLVEMSALLYLLLPIRRGVIPPGFNAVLRAVQLVRPWGMIEVFMLGILVTIVKMVSLARVVPEAALFAFGALTLMLAVVLMFDPRTLWDIADDLRAGRMRTPRDGVAPLAEGARR; translated from the coding sequence ATGCAACGAAACGATCTGATTGCCTGTCACGAGTGCGACGCACTGTTGCATAAACCGCGCCTTAGCGGACACGAAGTCGCGCGCTGCCCGCGCTGCGACGCGATGCTCTATCGCAACAGCGCCTCGCAGATCGAGCGGATCTGCGCGCTCGCGCTCGCCGCGCTGATCACGTTCGTGATCGCGCAGACCTTCCCGATCCTCGAGATGGACGTGAACGGCAACCGCGTACAGACGACGCTGATCGGCGCGATCGACGCGCTCTGGCGGCAGGACATGGCGATCGTCGGCGCGATGGTGTTCTGCTCGACCGTGCTGTTCCCGCTCGTCGAAATGTCGGCGCTGCTGTATCTGCTGCTGCCGATACGGCGCGGCGTGATTCCGCCCGGCTTCAACGCCGTGCTGCGCGCGGTGCAGCTCGTGCGCCCGTGGGGGATGATCGAGGTCTTCATGCTCGGCATCCTCGTGACGATCGTGAAGATGGTGAGCCTCGCGCGCGTCGTGCCGGAAGCGGCGCTGTTCGCGTTCGGCGCGCTCACGCTGATGCTCGCGGTCGTGCTGATGTTCGATCCGCGCACGCTGTGGGACATCGCGGACGATCTGCGCGCCGGCCGCATGCGTACGCCGCGCGACGGCGTCGCGCCGCTGGCCGAAGGCGCCCGCCGATGA
- a CDS encoding YceI family protein → MKVSFSRSMLAAFAAASLVASGAALADVDLAKSKVSAVSRQMNVPTEGVFKKFSAQVKFDPAKAAQGSAQMTIDVASFDLGDKMYNDQVAGKEWFDAKAYPQATFVSSAIAPAGGNKYNVTGKLTIKGKTENVTVPVTVTQSGATQTFDGVLPIKRSTFNVGTGEWKDTSVVADEVQIKFHLVATK, encoded by the coding sequence ATGAAAGTGTCTTTCTCCCGTTCCATGCTGGCCGCGTTCGCCGCGGCGTCACTCGTCGCGTCGGGCGCGGCGCTCGCCGACGTCGACCTGGCGAAGAGCAAGGTGTCCGCGGTGTCGAGGCAGATGAACGTGCCGACCGAAGGCGTGTTCAAGAAGTTTTCCGCGCAGGTGAAGTTCGATCCGGCGAAGGCCGCGCAAGGCAGCGCGCAGATGACGATCGACGTCGCGAGCTTCGACCTCGGCGACAAGATGTACAACGACCAGGTCGCGGGCAAGGAGTGGTTCGACGCGAAGGCGTATCCGCAGGCGACCTTCGTGTCGTCGGCGATCGCGCCGGCCGGCGGCAACAAGTACAACGTGACCGGCAAGCTGACGATCAAGGGCAAGACGGAGAACGTCACGGTGCCCGTCACGGTCACGCAGAGCGGCGCGACGCAGACCTTCGACGGCGTGCTGCCGATCAAGCGCTCGACGTTCAACGTCGGCACCGGCGAATGGAAGGACACGTCGGTCGTGGCGGACGAAGTGCAGATCAAGTTCCATCTCGTCGCGACGAAGTAA
- a CDS encoding cytochrome b, with translation MTSNSLRPAPSGYTGTAIALHWLIALLIVCGFALGWVMTDIPGFTPTKLKYFSWHKWIGVTVFALAIVRVLWRATHVPPALPAGMRAWQRTAAHVGHLLLYVLMLVIPATGYLYSSASNIPVVYLGIVPLPRLIDPDPVLKETFKTLHVSLNYILLALVSLHVLAALKHQLVDRDGLLSRMLPFAK, from the coding sequence ATGACATCGAATTCGCTGCGGCCCGCGCCGTCGGGCTATACGGGCACCGCGATCGCGCTGCACTGGCTGATCGCGCTGCTGATCGTCTGCGGCTTCGCGCTCGGCTGGGTGATGACCGACATTCCGGGCTTCACGCCGACGAAGCTGAAGTACTTCTCGTGGCACAAGTGGATCGGCGTGACGGTGTTCGCGCTCGCGATCGTGCGCGTGCTGTGGCGCGCGACGCACGTGCCGCCCGCGCTGCCGGCCGGCATGCGCGCGTGGCAGCGCACCGCGGCGCACGTGGGGCATCTGCTGCTGTACGTGCTGATGCTCGTGATTCCGGCGACCGGCTATCTGTACAGCTCGGCTTCGAACATCCCGGTCGTCTATCTGGGCATCGTGCCGCTGCCGCGGCTGATCGATCCCGATCCGGTGCTGAAGGAAACCTTCAAGACGCTTCACGTGTCTTTGAATTACATTTTGCTTGCGCTCGTGTCGCTGCACGTGCTCGCGGCGCTCAAGCACCAGCTGGTGGACCGCGACGGCCTGCTGTCGCGGATGCTTCCCTTTGCCAAATGA